The following proteins come from a genomic window of Henningerozyma blattae CBS 6284 chromosome 4, complete genome:
- the AGE2 gene encoding GTPase-activating protein AGE2 (similar to Saccharomyces cerevisiae AGE2 (YIL044C); ancestral locus Anc_7.227), translating into MSTPPQIKRVLNGLLKDPGNLKCADCKSQTHPRWASWSLGVFICIKCAGIHRSMGTHISKVKSVDLDIWKEENLISLIRMKNNDIANAIYEYGLGDNGKKVLNDSNEIQNFIRNKYEKKRWICDDARMEDILRMGNADLPQEKKVMKNEVVRESKNVVNNTNNNTSDNNNNNNSNNYYNNKSANTNSLLDLQTSKPMGEGSVSHGYSNRNSSSSTSVSVAGGRPDLKKSILSLYSKPSTPPVLNMNMSGSSISIASSNVNTTANANNNSTLSIDDDELFKNVWS; encoded by the coding sequence ATGTCTACACCACCTCAGATTAAAAGGGTATTGAATGGGTTATTGAAAGATCCAGGTAATTTGAAATGTGCTGATTGTAAGAGTCAAACACACCCTAGATGGGCATCATGGTCGTTGGGGGtgtttatttgtattaaatGTGCAGGGATCCATAGATCTATGGGGACTCATATATCTAAAGTTAAATCAGTTGATTTGGATATTTGGAAAGAAGAGAATTTGATCAGTTTGATTCGGATGAAGAATAACGATATAGCGAATGCTATATATGAGTATGGGCTTGGAGACAATGGTAAGAAAGTTCTTAATGATTCCAATGAGATACAGAATTTTATCCGAAACAAGTatgagaaaaaaagatgGATATGTGATGATGCCAGGATGGAGGATATTCTTCGGATGGGTAATGCGGATTTGCCCCAAGAGAAAAAAGTGATGAAGAATGAAGTTGTCAGGGAGAGTAAGAATGTGgttaataatacaaataataatactagtgataataataataataataatagtaataattattataataataaaagtgCAAACACAAACAGTCTCTTGGATTTACAAACGAGTAAACCGATGGGAGAAGGAAGTGTGAGCCATGGGTACAGTAATCGTAACAGTAGTTCCAGTACGAGTGTTTCTGTAGCTGGTGGTCGACCTGATCTTAAAAAATCGATTCTTTCGTTATACTCCAAACCGTCTACGCCGCCtgttttaaatatgaatatgagTGGGTCTAGTATATCTATAGCGTCTTCGAATGTTAATACGACTGCTAATGCTAACAATAACAGTACTTTATCTATTGACGATGATGAATTGTTTAAAAACGTATGGTCCTAA